A DNA window from Ctenopharyngodon idella isolate HZGC_01 chromosome 10, HZGC01, whole genome shotgun sequence contains the following coding sequences:
- the rab11ba gene encoding RAB11B, member RAS oncogene family, a isoform X2, translated as MVLIGDSGVGKSNLLSRFTRNEFNLESKSTIGVEFATRSIQVDGKTIKAQIWDTAGQERYRAITSAYYRGAVGALLVYDIAKHLTYENVERWLKELRDHADNNIVIMLVGNKSDLRHLRAVPTDEARAFAEKNNLSFIETSALDSTNVEEAFKNILTEIYRIVSQKQIADRSVHDESPGNNVVDISVPPTTDGLKGNKFQCCQNL; from the exons A TGGTACTCATTGGAGACTCTGGTGTGGGGAAGAGTAACCTGTTGTCCCGTTTCACTCGGAATGAGTTCAACCTAGAGAGCAAGAGCACCATTGGTGTGGAATTCGCAACCCGCAGCATCCAGGTGGACGGCAAGACCATAAAGGCTCAGATCTGGGATACAGCAGGACAGGAGCGCTACAGAGCCATCACATCAGC GTACTACCGGGGTGCAGTTGGTGCTCTTCTGGTCTATGACATCGCAAAGCATCTGACTTACGAGAATGTGGAACGCTGGCTGAAGGAGCTGCGGGATCATGCGGATAACAACATTGTCATCATGCTGGTGGGCAACAAGAGCGATCTGAGGCACCTGAGGGCTGTGCCCACCGATGAGGCCAGAGCTTTTGCAG AGAAGAACAATCTCTCCTTCATCGAAACATCGGCTTTGGACTCCACAAATGTGGAGGAggcatttaaaaacatactaacaG AAATCTATAGGATCGTGTCACAAAAGCAGATCGCCGACAGGTCCGTGCATGACGAGTCTCCTGGGAACAACGTAGTGGACATCAGCGTGCCGCCCACTACCGATGGGTTAAAGGGCAACAAATTTCAGTGCTGTCAGAACCTGTGA
- the rab11ba gene encoding RAB11B, member RAS oncogene family, a isoform X1, translating into MGTRDDEYDYLFKVVLIGDSGVGKSNLLSRFTRNEFNLESKSTIGVEFATRSIQVDGKTIKAQIWDTAGQERYRAITSAYYRGAVGALLVYDIAKHLTYENVERWLKELRDHADNNIVIMLVGNKSDLRHLRAVPTDEARAFAEKNNLSFIETSALDSTNVEEAFKNILTEIYRIVSQKQIADRSVHDESPGNNVVDISVPPTTDGLKGNKFQCCQNL; encoded by the exons ATGGGGACCCGTGACGACGAATACGATTATTTGTTTAAAG TGGTACTCATTGGAGACTCTGGTGTGGGGAAGAGTAACCTGTTGTCCCGTTTCACTCGGAATGAGTTCAACCTAGAGAGCAAGAGCACCATTGGTGTGGAATTCGCAACCCGCAGCATCCAGGTGGACGGCAAGACCATAAAGGCTCAGATCTGGGATACAGCAGGACAGGAGCGCTACAGAGCCATCACATCAGC GTACTACCGGGGTGCAGTTGGTGCTCTTCTGGTCTATGACATCGCAAAGCATCTGACTTACGAGAATGTGGAACGCTGGCTGAAGGAGCTGCGGGATCATGCGGATAACAACATTGTCATCATGCTGGTGGGCAACAAGAGCGATCTGAGGCACCTGAGGGCTGTGCCCACCGATGAGGCCAGAGCTTTTGCAG AGAAGAACAATCTCTCCTTCATCGAAACATCGGCTTTGGACTCCACAAATGTGGAGGAggcatttaaaaacatactaacaG AAATCTATAGGATCGTGTCACAAAAGCAGATCGCCGACAGGTCCGTGCATGACGAGTCTCCTGGGAACAACGTAGTGGACATCAGCGTGCCGCCCACTACCGATGGGTTAAAGGGCAACAAATTTCAGTGCTGTCAGAACCTGTGA